ACCTTTTGTTCGAAAGGCAGCTTGTAGCCGTTTTGTATAGTAAGAACAACAGTCAATTTGAAATAGTTTTAACAGCATATTTTTTTTTAATACTTTTAGCTGAGTTCAATGAAAGATTAAAATGAAACGTATCAATCTAAAGGCGAGAATCAAACGGAATATGTTGGATACGTTATCCGGAGAAAATTATAGAGATGAGAATAGTGAAATAATTCGATATCTAAATAATCTAGGTGCAGATATTTTGGTTGGGATCGAACGGGAGGATGGCGTTTATACGTTAATTGGCACAGAAACGATCTATTACATGACGTCTTTAATGGTACAAGAAAAACTTTCCATTAAAGACTTCTTGTATATTTTACAGGCAACTGCAATGACAAATGGAAAAATGGCAACTTATGAGTTTATCAAAATTAACAAAAATGCAAGTGTTTGGGTAATGAATACCCAAGTTATGAATGCTTTATGGAACACTATGCTATTACTTGATCGGCTGGATCGCTAATGAAAAAGTCACTATACAAATTGAAAATTAGTAAGAGAAACAAACTTTTATAAAATTAACACAATGCAGAAGAAAAGAATCCGATGTTTAATAAAGTATGAAAATGTTGCACCAGATGTCTTTAACTATAAAGTTTTTTTTCCGTTAACAGGCGGCTGGAGCAATAATAGCTTAGTTACTTGTACAAATTGTGGGGAATTGTTTGTAATTGACTGGGAAAATCCAGAAACGGAAAATCTAAGTGTAAAACAAATTGCTGGTTCAACTTTATGTCCAACTTGTAATGTTGTTTTATCTTTGTATTTGGCAGATTACCCTGCTACAATAAGAATTTCAGAAAATCAATTTGTTAGTTTTAATATAGAAGCTATTTCCAATCAAGATGAAGGATCGGAGATTGTAGAATTTTATGAATTAAGACCATCGCAAAAAGACCTAAACTAAACTAACGAAAATTGATCAGGCTGAATTTTTTCACCTCCACATTCCCATCATTCACCGAGTTTTCCTGATCGTTGGTCTAAAGCCCCTAGGCTAGGGGCGGATTGTGTTGTAGTTTTGAGTCAACAAATAAGAACAACAGAACTAACACTATAAAAAAGACATTATGAAAACTCTAGTAAAAATATTCACAGCAGCAGCTTTAGTCGCAGTATCAATTTTTGCTATGGCATCTGAAGGACCGGGTTCCAAATCAGCAAAAGCAAACGTTAACCTTTCCACAGCAGACTTTGCTCTTGAACATTATGTTGCGGTAACAACCCAAGGAGAGTCAGCAGGAGTAGAGCAATTATTTGCTGAAGATTTCAGCCAAAAAGTTCAATCGGCAAATGCACAAAGCCATAGCCGTAGCGCGTTGATCAAATCTTTGAAAAAACAAAAAGGCGAAAGCTTGAATTGTACAGTAAAAACTGACATTATCGAAGAGTCCACAGATTATATGGTGGCCAAAGTAACGATGAAATTTGAGAACTTTAGCAAGACTGATCTTGTCACTTTGGTTCGTGAGGGGGATAGCTGGAAAGTATCCAGTTCAGTCAACTCCTATAAATAGTATCCAATAATTAGTTGTCAGCTCGGTCATATCGAGAGCTGACAACTAGTGAATCATATGTTTATTAAGGCCACGTCGTGAGATGTGGCTTTTTTTATGTCCTAATATTTTGATTCTGAACAAAAACGATTACTGTTTTTGCATAATCCCATATTGTTTATTTTGATTATTCTCGATCTTTTGGCCAGCATAGGTTTCAAAAATGTATTTCGTAGTTGCTTTCAGTGAGCGCCTAGGTTGAATGGGGTGATAACCCGGAGCGGTAAAAAACTCGATTTCGTTGTCAATCTTCGAATACCAAATATTACCAATATCTTTTACTCCTAGCGTATCGGGTCTGGTAATTTTACGGAAGTGTTCCAGCTTTGCTTTATCTAGTCCAACTACTTGATAACGTTGTGTTTGATCCTGACAGTC
The window above is part of the Sphingobacterium sp. ML3W genome. Proteins encoded here:
- a CDS encoding nuclear transport factor 2 family protein, giving the protein MKTLVKIFTAAALVAVSIFAMASEGPGSKSAKANVNLSTADFALEHYVAVTTQGESAGVEQLFAEDFSQKVQSANAQSHSRSALIKSLKKQKGESLNCTVKTDIIEESTDYMVAKVTMKFENFSKTDLVTLVREGDSWKVSSSVNSYK